GACGGCAAATACCAAGGCGGCGAAACGCACCGAAACCTCCGCTCGAAAGGGCGACGGGTAGGACTCGGGTCGATCATAGCATGGAACGGTTGGGCATTAGCGTTGCCGTGACGGCCCCGCGGGTGGCTCCGGTCCAGGCGGAGACCTGGCCAGGGAGTACTGGAACGCGCCTCAAGGTCGGGTAGGCCAAGTCCTCCTTTTCCGTCGATTTTGGCACCATTGGCTTTTTGGGCTTGTTAATTGTAGAATATAGCCCGGCTTCGAAGTCCGCATGGTTTACGTTCCAGTACTAGGCGAGTCGAATCCGAACACTTATCTCGAGTGGGAGACTCGTACATGTATCAAGACGAAACGTTGACCTGCGTAGATTGCAGTCGTTCATTCACCTTTACCTCCGGCGAGCAGGAGTTCTTCGCGCAGAAGGGCTTCACGAATAAGCCGAATCGCTGCACCGATTGTCGCGCCGCCCGCAAGGCCGGCCGTTCAGGCGGCGGCGGCGGTGGCGGCGGAAACCGCGAGATGTTCAAGGCCACTTGCAGCCAATGCGGGGGAGTCGCGGAAGTTCCGTTCCAGCCGCGCGGCGACAAGCCGGTGTATTGCCGCGACTGCTTCAGCGCACGCCCGTCGTATCGCTAAAAGACCGCAAGAAGAGCCTGCCGGCAACTGCAGGCTCTTTTTGTTTTGGGTAACACTTACGCTGCAATGACTCGCGACACGCACAGCCGTCTTAACGGCATCGCGCTCACTCTCGTTCATCTCTGCGCCTTGGCCGCTTTTTGGCCGGCGCTTTTCCAATGGTCGGCGCTCGCGGTTGCCGCCATCATC
Above is a window of Candidatus Baltobacteraceae bacterium DNA encoding:
- a CDS encoding zinc-ribbon domain containing protein, which gives rise to MYQDETLTCVDCSRSFTFTSGEQEFFAQKGFTNKPNRCTDCRAARKAGRSGGGGGGGGNREMFKATCSQCGGVAEVPFQPRGDKPVYCRDCFSARPSYR